The following proteins are encoded in a genomic region of Xanthomonas cassavae CFBP 4642:
- a CDS encoding 2OG-Fe(II) oxygenase encodes MHASSLDSLLLAAQSRQPAAMNALAQALIRSGQAEESLAWYLRSAATGDATAQIEAGRLLAYGIGCTVDVEQAQTHWQDAERGGAAAAGYLLATLAVGSNPVELEAKGLARLHAAAAAGYPPALRALAIQHGRINDPRQQQRCVGLLEHAASVGDVPAAVLLAERLRRGEGVPRQPDAAAHLLQQLRPLGITALPDLDVAPPEAAEASEASSVRFTPHGLPTRRRQGPLIEEYSAVLSADECRLLILLARPHLRASQVVDPNDARTHHTPVRTSRGATLDPVLEDFAALAAQARLAACARLPLTHAEPLSVLCYAPGEHYRAHRDYLPAGRVAADRPAAGNRLRTVCVYLNAVEAGGQTEFPIAGLRVQPRAGSVVCFDNLHPDGRPDPDSLHAGLPVTAGSKWLGTLWFRQRRYRDR; translated from the coding sequence ATGCATGCATCCTCACTCGACAGCCTTCTGCTTGCCGCACAAAGCCGACAACCTGCGGCCATGAATGCCCTGGCACAGGCACTGATACGCAGCGGTCAGGCAGAAGAGTCCCTTGCCTGGTATTTGCGCAGTGCAGCCACTGGCGATGCCACTGCGCAAATCGAGGCCGGCCGCCTGCTGGCGTACGGCATCGGCTGCACGGTGGATGTCGAGCAGGCCCAAACGCATTGGCAAGATGCCGAACGCGGCGGCGCGGCGGCAGCGGGTTACCTGTTGGCGACGCTGGCAGTCGGCAGCAACCCAGTGGAGCTGGAAGCAAAGGGGCTTGCGCGCCTGCACGCGGCGGCGGCGGCCGGCTATCCCCCGGCCCTGCGCGCGTTGGCGATCCAGCACGGCCGGATCAATGATCCGCGCCAGCAACAGCGCTGCGTCGGCCTGCTGGAACACGCCGCATCGGTCGGGGACGTGCCCGCGGCGGTCCTGCTTGCCGAGCGCCTGCGACGCGGCGAAGGTGTGCCTCGTCAGCCGGACGCTGCCGCCCATCTACTGCAGCAGCTGCGGCCGCTGGGCATTACCGCCCTTCCCGATCTCGACGTTGCGCCTCCCGAGGCCGCCGAGGCCAGCGAGGCCAGCAGCGTACGCTTCACGCCGCACGGCCTGCCGACGCGGCGCCGCCAGGGGCCGCTGATCGAGGAATATTCGGCCGTGCTGTCCGCCGACGAATGCCGGTTGCTGATCCTGCTGGCGCGCCCGCATCTACGCGCCTCCCAGGTGGTAGACCCCAATGATGCACGCACGCACCACACACCGGTCCGCACCAGCCGCGGCGCCACACTGGATCCGGTTCTGGAAGACTTTGCGGCCCTTGCGGCCCAGGCACGGCTCGCCGCATGCGCGCGACTGCCACTGACCCACGCCGAACCGCTCTCGGTGCTGTGCTATGCACCCGGCGAGCACTATCGCGCACATCGTGACTACCTGCCGGCAGGCAGGGTGGCGGCCGACCGCCCCGCTGCCGGCAATCGTCTGCGTACTGTCTGCGTCTACCTCAATGCAGTCGAAGCAGGTGGCCAGACCGAATTCCCGATCGCAGGTCTCCGCGTACAGCCGCGTGCCGGCTCCGTGGTGTGTTTCGATAATCTCCACCCCGACGGCCGCCCCGATCCGGATTCGCTCCACGCCGGGCTGCCGGTCACGGCCGGAAGCAAGTGGCTGGGGACCCTGTGGTTTCGGCAGCGGCGCTATCGGGATCGGTGA
- a CDS encoding Glu/Leu/Phe/Val dehydrogenase dimerization domain-containing protein has translation MLFETLDTTGHEQVIFCHNRDAGLKAIIALHSTRLGPALGGVRMRPYPNSEAALDDALRLSRTMTYKNALAGLNVGGGKAVIIGDPKTDKSEALFRAFGRFVDTLGGRYITSEDVGTDVNDMEQIYLESEYVTGVHQVHRGSGDPAPFTAYGALQALMASLNRKLGHEEVGKASIAIQGLGHIGMELVKLLKERGAKLYVADLNQALVDRAVAEYGAEAVRPDEIHQVAADVFAPCALEGAINEQTLPQLKARIICGTANNQLASAAVGEELHRRGILYAPDYVVNAGGVMNVSLEIDGYNRERAMRLIRSIYHNLEKVFDLSAQRDVSPQVAADQIAETRIKAISKLKLPLGRTAPRFLHKLRGE, from the coding sequence ATGCTTTTCGAAACCCTCGACACCACCGGCCACGAGCAGGTGATCTTCTGTCACAACCGCGATGCCGGTCTCAAGGCCATCATTGCCTTGCACAGCACGCGGCTCGGGCCCGCTCTGGGCGGCGTGCGCATGCGTCCCTACCCCAACAGCGAGGCGGCGCTGGACGATGCGCTGCGCCTCAGCCGCACCATGACCTACAAGAACGCCCTGGCCGGCCTGAACGTCGGTGGCGGCAAGGCGGTGATCATCGGCGACCCCAAGACCGACAAGAGCGAGGCGCTGTTCCGCGCATTCGGCCGATTCGTGGACACCTTGGGCGGGCGCTACATCACCTCCGAAGATGTCGGCACCGACGTCAACGACATGGAGCAGATCTACCTGGAAAGCGAGTACGTCACCGGCGTACACCAGGTGCACCGCGGCTCCGGCGACCCTGCTCCCTTCACTGCCTATGGCGCGCTGCAGGCACTGATGGCCTCGCTCAATCGCAAGCTCGGCCATGAGGAAGTGGGCAAGGCCAGCATCGCGATCCAGGGCCTGGGCCACATCGGCATGGAATTGGTGAAGCTGCTCAAGGAACGCGGCGCGAAACTGTATGTAGCCGATCTGAATCAGGCGCTGGTGGACCGCGCGGTCGCCGAATACGGCGCCGAGGCCGTGCGCCCGGACGAGATCCATCAGGTAGCGGCCGACGTCTTCGCTCCCTGCGCGCTGGAGGGGGCCATCAACGAACAGACCCTGCCGCAACTCAAGGCCAGGATCATCTGCGGTACCGCCAATAATCAGCTCGCCAGCGCCGCCGTCGGCGAGGAACTGCACCGGCGCGGCATCCTGTATGCGCCCGATTACGTGGTCAATGCCGGCGGGGTGATGAATGTGTCGCTGGAAATCGACGGCTACAACCGCGAACGCGCCATGCGCCTGATCCGCAGCATTTACCACAATCTGGAAAAGGTCTTCGACCTGTCGGCGCAGCGGGACGTTTCGCCGCAGGTGGCGGCCGATCAGATTGCCGAAACCCGCATCAAGGCAATCAGCAAACTCAAGCTGCCGCTGGGCCGTACTGCACCGCGCTTCCTGCACAAACTACGCGGCGAGTGA
- a CDS encoding autotransporter serine protease has translation MKKIDVARTVLASALAVALTACGGGGGGGAGGVRPTPPAAPPPTSPPPPPPPTSPPPPPISPPPPEPAIDAHLVLTNARAAQALGFSGAGYRIGVIDTGINVNHPSLQGRVSSSFIYVDPRTNNVAVGDVQGHGTVVAELAAGRAASQWPGGIAPDAGLVSARIINDQSPPDDGSGDGNQVDGPLGLEPVHSDLIGAGVRIMNNSWGGLYWNDVSVTNQIAQEYRSFVINNDGLVVFAAANESRAQPSDTAALPSQPGPNGTLPAADLERGWLVVGALDTANPTQLASYSNACGVAMHYCLVAPGTSMFIDPDATASNIRYFYGSGTSFAAPLVSGAAALVWQAFPYFNNDLVRQTLLGTATDLGVAGVDPVFGYGLLNVGKAVLGPARFDWGMVDVNVNTLRSTWANDISGTGGLTKRGTGTLVLGSTANTFTGDTQVLGGTLQTASLQSARVGIANGASLIGAGRIGGRVDNAGTLQVNSAVLSVDGNYTQDGNGRLALNVGDRLNVSGTATIAGDLQLLGRRSYVANTTTYPVLQATNGLQGTFATTSGGPAVTFLDATVTYDANTAFVSLQRMDVTAVATSLGAVGTASIESAVRVEQAFQKVDAQQLQGSGAISGSFIRAAAALQQAPDAKAAADSLRSLSGRAHAASAAMTFDTIDLGRRALASHFDRLSQQPRLLGTWQRALGGPGEGGVTTAGFATSGWMMGSDLRLASGAVTGFAFGETRSNSLGDLDGARGRDRQVQAQLYWGTTLGSAYTLGQLGFGNVNRQIERNLQLGEDRSSAFSDYSGSYLSSNLEAGYRWGHAAASLTPYMGLDYVRLRSEGFRESGGDGFGLRADANTSSRTQVLAGMRSAYRWRGLQLGGYAEWQQALSSQGLMLDASFIGVDAWAPLRGMQPARSGGLFGIAASAPLGQQSQLRFGYDQRVGERGDDRALSLKYSADF, from the coding sequence ATGAAGAAGATAGATGTCGCCAGAACTGTCCTGGCTTCGGCGCTAGCCGTGGCGTTGACTGCGTGCGGCGGTGGCGGGGGTGGTGGCGCAGGTGGTGTCCGTCCAACGCCGCCGGCCGCTCCGCCGCCGACATCGCCTCCGCCTCCACCGCCTCCTACATCTCCGCCGCCGCCGCCCATTTCACCGCCGCCGCCGGAACCTGCAATCGATGCGCACCTGGTGCTGACCAACGCCCGTGCAGCACAGGCACTGGGCTTCTCTGGCGCCGGTTACCGCATCGGCGTGATCGATACCGGGATCAACGTCAATCACCCGTCCCTGCAGGGACGGGTGAGCAGTAGCTTTATCTATGTTGATCCGCGCACCAATAACGTCGCAGTGGGCGACGTGCAAGGACATGGCACGGTAGTGGCCGAGCTCGCAGCTGGTCGCGCGGCCAGTCAGTGGCCCGGTGGCATTGCCCCGGATGCGGGCTTGGTGTCGGCGCGCATCATCAACGACCAGTCACCACCCGACGATGGTAGTGGCGACGGCAATCAGGTCGATGGTCCGCTTGGACTGGAGCCTGTGCACTCCGACCTGATCGGTGCCGGCGTGCGCATCATGAATAACTCCTGGGGCGGTCTGTACTGGAACGACGTATCGGTCACCAATCAGATCGCGCAGGAATACCGTTCTTTCGTCATCAACAACGATGGCCTGGTGGTATTTGCCGCAGCCAACGAGTCGCGTGCGCAGCCTTCCGACACTGCAGCACTTCCCAGTCAGCCGGGCCCCAACGGCACGTTGCCGGCGGCGGACCTGGAGCGTGGCTGGCTGGTCGTCGGTGCGCTGGATACCGCCAATCCCACGCAGCTGGCGTCCTACTCCAATGCCTGCGGCGTGGCGATGCACTATTGCTTGGTAGCGCCGGGGACGTCGATGTTCATCGACCCCGATGCCACCGCCAGCAACATCCGTTATTTCTATGGCAGCGGTACCTCGTTTGCCGCACCGCTGGTCTCCGGTGCAGCGGCGCTGGTATGGCAGGCATTTCCGTATTTCAACAATGATCTGGTGCGCCAGACGCTGCTGGGAACGGCCACCGATCTGGGCGTCGCAGGCGTCGATCCGGTGTTCGGCTACGGGCTGCTCAACGTGGGCAAGGCGGTACTGGGGCCGGCGCGGTTCGACTGGGGCATGGTGGACGTCAACGTGAACACCTTGCGTTCGACCTGGGCCAACGACATCAGTGGCACCGGTGGCCTGACCAAGCGCGGAACCGGCACGCTGGTCTTGGGCAGCACGGCCAATACCTTCACCGGCGATACCCAGGTACTTGGCGGCACCTTGCAGACCGCCAGCCTGCAGAGTGCACGGGTGGGTATTGCCAATGGGGCGAGCCTGATCGGCGCCGGCAGAATCGGCGGGCGGGTCGACAATGCCGGCACGCTGCAGGTCAACAGCGCAGTGCTCTCGGTCGATGGGAACTACACCCAGGACGGTAACGGGCGCCTGGCGCTCAACGTAGGCGACCGCTTGAACGTAAGCGGCACCGCGACCATCGCCGGCGACCTGCAATTGCTTGGCCGGCGCAGCTACGTCGCCAACACCACCACCTATCCGGTATTGCAGGCGACCAACGGCTTGCAGGGCACGTTTGCGACGACCAGCGGCGGGCCGGCAGTGACCTTCCTCGACGCCACGGTGACCTACGACGCCAATACTGCGTTCGTGTCGCTGCAGCGCATGGATGTCACCGCGGTCGCTACCTCGCTTGGTGCGGTGGGGACGGCGTCGATAGAGTCTGCCGTTCGGGTGGAGCAGGCGTTCCAGAAGGTAGACGCGCAACAGCTGCAAGGCAGTGGCGCGATCAGCGGCAGCTTCATTCGTGCCGCGGCGGCGTTGCAGCAGGCCCCCGATGCCAAGGCGGCAGCGGACTCGCTACGCAGCCTGTCCGGGCGTGCGCATGCGGCATCGGCGGCAATGACCTTCGACACCATCGATCTGGGGCGGCGTGCGCTGGCGTCGCATTTCGATCGCCTGTCGCAGCAGCCGCGGTTGCTCGGTACCTGGCAACGCGCGCTGGGTGGTCCGGGCGAGGGCGGGGTGACCACCGCCGGATTCGCCACCTCCGGCTGGATGATGGGCAGCGACCTGCGCCTGGCATCTGGCGCAGTCACCGGCTTTGCGTTCGGTGAAACGCGCTCCAACAGCCTGGGCGATCTGGACGGTGCACGTGGCCGCGATCGTCAGGTGCAGGCACAGCTGTACTGGGGGACCACGCTGGGCTCGGCCTATACGCTCGGGCAGCTGGGGTTTGGCAACGTCAATCGGCAGATCGAACGGAACCTGCAGTTGGGCGAAGACCGCAGTAGCGCCTTCAGCGATTACAGCGGCAGTTATCTCAGCAGCAACCTGGAAGCCGGCTACCGCTGGGGACATGCGGCCGCCTCGCTGACCCCATACATGGGGCTGGACTATGTGCGCCTGCGTAGCGAAGGCTTCCGCGAAAGCGGTGGCGACGGCTTCGGTCTGCGTGCCGATGCGAATACGTCATCGCGCACCCAGGTGCTGGCAGGCATGCGGTCGGCATACCGTTGGCGTGGCCTGCAGTTGGGCGGGTATGCCGAATGGCAGCAGGCGCTGAGCAGCCAGGGCCTGATGCTGGATGCCAGCTTCATCGGTGTGGATGCCTGGGCACCGTTGCGCGGCATGCAGCCGGCGCGTTCGGGCGGGCTGTTCGGAATCGCCGCGTCCGCGCCACTGGGGCAGCAGAGCCAGCTGCGTTTCGGTTACGACCAGCGGGTGGGCGAGCGTGGCGACGACCGCGCGCTGAGCCTGAAGTACAGCGCCGATTTCTGA
- a CDS encoding thiolase family protein, with product MSDIVIVAAKRTAIGSFLGQFNAVPAPALAAAAIEGALAQSGVAPADVSEVIVGCVLPANLGQAPARQAAIAAGIPTSTGATTINKVCGSGMKAIMFGHDLIKAGSASIVVAGGMESMSNAPHLLPHSRTGNRYGNFQAVDHMAWDGLTNPYDGQAMGVFGEAAAEKFGFSRADQDAFAIASVERAQAAQRSGAFADEIVPVIVATRKGEVIVDRDEQPGKSDVAKIPTLKPAFKKDGTVTAASSSSISDGAAITVLMSADDAKRRGVTALARIVDHVTHSQAPEWFTTAPVAALQSLLGKIGWQLDQVDLFEINEAFAVVAMAPIKELGISHDKVNVHGGACALGHPIGASGARLVVTLVNALRTRGGKRGIATLCIGGGEATAIAIELI from the coding sequence ATGTCCGACATCGTCATTGTTGCTGCAAAACGCACCGCCATCGGTTCGTTCCTCGGCCAATTCAACGCAGTGCCGGCACCTGCGCTCGCCGCTGCCGCGATCGAAGGCGCGCTGGCGCAGTCGGGGGTCGCCCCGGCCGATGTCTCCGAGGTCATCGTTGGCTGCGTGCTGCCGGCCAATCTCGGCCAGGCGCCGGCACGGCAGGCCGCCATCGCGGCCGGTATTCCGACCTCGACCGGCGCCACCACCATCAACAAGGTATGCGGCTCGGGCATGAAGGCGATCATGTTCGGCCACGACCTGATCAAGGCCGGCTCGGCCAGCATCGTGGTCGCCGGCGGCATGGAGTCGATGAGCAACGCACCGCATCTGCTGCCCCATTCGCGCACCGGTAACCGCTACGGCAATTTCCAGGCCGTCGACCACATGGCCTGGGACGGCCTGACCAACCCGTACGACGGCCAGGCCATGGGCGTGTTCGGCGAGGCCGCTGCCGAGAAGTTCGGTTTCAGCCGCGCCGACCAGGATGCGTTCGCGATCGCCTCGGTCGAACGCGCGCAGGCTGCCCAGCGCAGCGGCGCGTTCGCCGATGAAATCGTTCCGGTCATCGTGGCCACGCGCAAGGGCGAGGTCATCGTCGATCGCGATGAGCAGCCCGGCAAATCCGACGTGGCCAAGATCCCGACCCTGAAGCCGGCCTTCAAGAAAGACGGCACCGTGACCGCAGCCAGTTCGTCGAGCATTTCCGACGGCGCGGCGATCACCGTGCTGATGAGTGCCGACGACGCGAAACGTCGCGGCGTGACCGCGCTGGCACGCATCGTCGACCATGTCACCCACTCGCAGGCGCCCGAGTGGTTCACCACCGCGCCGGTAGCGGCCCTCCAGTCGCTGCTCGGCAAGATCGGCTGGCAACTGGACCAGGTGGACCTGTTCGAAATCAATGAAGCCTTTGCCGTGGTGGCGATGGCGCCGATCAAGGAGCTGGGGATTTCGCACGACAAGGTCAACGTGCATGGCGGTGCCTGCGCGCTGGGTCATCCGATCGGTGCGTCCGGTGCGCGATTGGTGGTGACATTGGTGAATGCGTTGCGCACGCGCGGAGGCAAGCGCGGGATCGCGACGCTGTGCATCGGCGGCGGCGAAGCGACCGCTATCGCTATCGAATTGATTTAA